The Poseidonibacter lekithochrous region TAATGTATCTGCAATCATAAATGATAACTCTAAAGCTTGATCAGCATTTAATCTTGGATCACATTGAGTATTATATCTAGACGCTAAACCTTCTTGAGTAATAGCAGAACTAGCACTTCCTGTACACTCAGTAACATCTTGTCCAGTCATTTCTAAGTGAATACCACCAGCGTAAGTTCCCTCAGCTCTGTGGATTTGGAAGAATTTCCTAACTTCACTTAATACTGCTTCAAAATCTCTAGTTTTGTAACCATTATCAGCTTTGATAGTATTTCCATGCATTGGGTCTGATGACCATAATACATTTTTACCTTCTTTTTTAACTCTTGCTAATAATTTAGGGAAATGATCTTCAATTTTATTTGCACCCATTCTAACAATAAGATTTAATCTTCCTGCTTCATTTTCTGGGTTTAAAGTATCAATTAATTGGATTAATTCGTCTTCTTTCATAGAAGGTCCTACTTTACAACCAATAGGGTTTTTAATACCTCTAAAGTACTCAATATGAGCATCTTTTAAGTCTCTTGTTCTATCACCTATCCATAACATATGTGCAGCACAATTGTACCAGTCACCAGAAATAGAATCTTTTCTAGTTAATGCTTGTTCATAGTTTAATAGTAGTGCTTCATGAGAAGTAAATAGTGTAGTTTGATTTAGTTGAGCAGTATTCTCACTAGTAATTCCACATGCTTTCATAAAGTTTAATGATTCAGTAATCTTAGATGCAATTTCTTCATATTTTGAACCTAATTCATTATCTTTTACAAAGTCTAAGTTCCATGATTGAACGCTATTTAAATCAGCCATTCCACCTCTTGAGAAGGCTCTTAAAAGGTTCATTGTTGCAGCACTTTGATTATATGCTTTTAATAATCTTTTTGATTTAGGATTTCTAGATTTTTCTGTAAAGTCAATATCATTAATAATATCTCCTCTATATGAAGGTAAAGAAATACCATTTATCTCTTCAAAATCAGCAGATCTTGGTTTTGCAAATTGTCCTGCAACTCGTCCAACTTTTACTACAGGACATCCACCTGAGAAAGTTAAAACAACTGCCATTTGCATCATAACTTTAAATAAATCTTTAATATTATTCGCATTAAATGAAGTGAATGATTCAGCACAGTCTCCACCTTGTAAAAGAAAAGCTTTTCCATTTACAACATCCGCTAATTGATTTTTTAAACTTAATGCTTCACCAGCAAAAATTAAAGGTGGATATGAACTTAATTCATTCTCTACTTTCTTTAATTTTTCTAAGTCATTATAAGTTGGTTGTTGCTTGATTGGGAAATCTCTCCAACTACTTGGATTCCAAGTTTTCATTTATTTGCCTTTTAATTTTATTTAATAATGGAAGATTTTATCGAAAAGTTACTTAATTGGAGAAAGTTTTTTTGTTGCTAATTTGTAATATTTGAGAAAGAGGAAGCGCGATAGTATAAAGACTGTAGCACTATTTCTAGTACTACAAATCTTTATTAGTTAATTAGTTTTGATAAAAGATCTTTAAATGACACTTTGAAAGCATCTAGTCCATCTTTTAAAAGTTTTGAATAAATATTTTCAACATTTATTCCTTTTTCAGCTAATAATTCAAAATACTCATTACAAGCTTCTTCACTCATAATTTCAGTAGGTTCTTTAATACCATCTTCTAACCAATCTTCAATAGTTGCTAAAGGAGCAGTGTTTACTGAATTTGGGTAAATTAAATTATCAATGTAATAAGAAGGAGCTAACTCATTTCCTTTTACACCAGTACTAGCAAATAAAGTTCTAATGTTTTTATTTTCAAATTTATTAACTTCATGATAACATTTTGTAGCGTTTACAATTCCTAATCTAGCAGTTTCTAAACCTTTATTTAAACAGTCACTATCAGCTATTCTATCAAGTCTAGATACAAATACAGAAACAACTGCTTTAATATCTTTATTTGATTCTTTGATACCTTCATCTAGTGCTTGAGCACATTTAATTGCTTGAGCAGGTGAGAAGATTAATGTAGCATTTACATGAATCCCTTTTGAAGTTAATTCTCTCATTGCAATGTATCCAGCATCTGTTGCAGGAACTTTAATCATTACATTATCAGAACCAATTAGTGAGTTTAATCTAACACCCTCTTCAATAGTTCCTTGTGCATCATCACATAATAATGGATCAACTTCAATTGAAATAAAACCATCATCATAATCATTTTTATGTAAATCAGATAAAAGAACTGAAGCTCTTTTAATATCAGTTAACGCTAACTCTTCATAAATAGTTTTTGCATTATTTGCTTGTAACATATCAAGTTGTTGTTTGTATGCTACAGAATTAGAAATTGATGATTCGAAAATCGCAGGGTTTGATGTAGCACCTTGAATTATTTCATCTTTAATTATCTCTTGAAATCTATTTTCTAAAAAATCTCTTTCAATAAAATCACACCATAAAGAGTAATTAATATCTTCTTTTAAACTCATCATTTATTCCTTTTAATAGTCCTTACAAAGAGGACATTTCTTTTAATATTCAATTTCTAAAAAAAGCCTTAAAAAAAAGCTTTTATATATGTTTTAGAATTTCTGTTAAATCTTTTTTATCAACAATAATGTTTGCTTCTTTTTTAAGAACTTCTCTTGCACAGAATGCAATTCTAGTATCTGCATGTTCAAACATAGATAGATCATTTGCTCCATCTCCACAAACTAAAGTATCTGCTTTAGAAACACCTAGAATGTTTTGAAGTCTTTGGATCATATCACCCTTTGAGAATCCAAACATCATATCTCCACCAACTTGACCAGTTAGAACTCCATCTTTTTCATGTAATACATTTGAAAAGTCAGCATCTAAACCTAACTTATCTTTAGCAGGTGAAGTACCAATTCTAAATCCACCAGAGAAACAAACTACTTTGTAACCTTTCTCTTTTAGTGCAGGAATTAGTTCAGTAGCTCCTGGCATAAGTGGTAAATCTTTACAAATTTCAACAGCTTGAGCATAGTCTAAACCTTTTAATAAAGATACTCTCTCTATTAAAGATTCAAAGAAATCTAGCTCTCCGGCCATCGCTTTTTCAGTAATCCCAGCAACTTTTTCTTCTAAACCTAATGGCTTTGCAAGAAAGTCGATAGTTTCACCATCCATAAGTGTTGAATCAAAATCAAAAACAGCTAATTTCATTAATTTTCCCTAGTTTTATTCTTTAAAGGTTATAATAGTATCTAAATTATACTAAGGAAAAGTTTTTCATAATGAAACTAGCATGCATTGATATTGGATTAAAAAGAATAGGAGTTGCTATCTGTCTAAGTAGTGATATTGTTACTCCACAAAGCGCAATTTTGAGAAAAAATAGGAACCAAGCAGCAAATGATGTTAATGCTTTTTTAAAAGAATGGGAAATAGAAAAACTAATAGTTGGACTTCCAAGTGCAAGTGAAGATATGCAAAAAAGAATCAATCATTTTGTTAAATTATTAGAATTAGATATTCCTTTTGAATTCCAAGAAGAAAATATGAGTTCAATTGAAGCAGAAGAT contains the following coding sequences:
- a CDS encoding transaldolase is translated as MSLKEDINYSLWCDFIERDFLENRFQEIIKDEIIQGATSNPAIFESSISNSVAYKQQLDMLQANNAKTIYEELALTDIKRASVLLSDLHKNDYDDGFISIEVDPLLCDDAQGTIEEGVRLNSLIGSDNVMIKVPATDAGYIAMRELTSKGIHVNATLIFSPAQAIKCAQALDEGIKESNKDIKAVVSVFVSRLDRIADSDCLNKGLETARLGIVNATKCYHEVNKFENKNIRTLFASTGVKGNELAPSYYIDNLIYPNSVNTAPLATIEDWLEDGIKEPTEIMSEEACNEYFELLAEKGINVENIYSKLLKDGLDAFKVSFKDLLSKLIN
- the ruvX gene encoding Holliday junction resolvase RuvX, with translation MKLACIDIGLKRIGVAICLSSDIVTPQSAILRKNRNQAANDVNAFLKEWEIEKLIVGLPSASEDMQKRINHFVKLLELDIPFEFQEENMSSIEAEDLIKGEIKYKRDGRVDSIAAKIILERYLFRS
- a CDS encoding class II 3-deoxy-7-phosphoheptulonate synthase; translated protein: MKTWNPSSWRDFPIKQQPTYNDLEKLKKVENELSSYPPLIFAGEALSLKNQLADVVNGKAFLLQGGDCAESFTSFNANNIKDLFKVMMQMAVVLTFSGGCPVVKVGRVAGQFAKPRSADFEEINGISLPSYRGDIINDIDFTEKSRNPKSKRLLKAYNQSAATMNLLRAFSRGGMADLNSVQSWNLDFVKDNELGSKYEEIASKITESLNFMKACGITSENTAQLNQTTLFTSHEALLLNYEQALTRKDSISGDWYNCAAHMLWIGDRTRDLKDAHIEYFRGIKNPIGCKVGPSMKEDELIQLIDTLNPENEAGRLNLIVRMGANKIEDHFPKLLARVKKEGKNVLWSSDPMHGNTIKADNGYKTRDFEAVLSEVRKFFQIHRAEGTYAGGIHLEMTGQDVTECTGSASSAITQEGLASRYNTQCDPRLNADQALELSFMIADTLKEARKDIIV
- the serB gene encoding phosphoserine phosphatase SerB, giving the protein MKLAVFDFDSTLMDGETIDFLAKPLGLEEKVAGITEKAMAGELDFFESLIERVSLLKGLDYAQAVEICKDLPLMPGATELIPALKEKGYKVVCFSGGFRIGTSPAKDKLGLDADFSNVLHEKDGVLTGQVGGDMMFGFSKGDMIQRLQNILGVSKADTLVCGDGANDLSMFEHADTRIAFCAREVLKKEANIIVDKKDLTEILKHI